A window from Roseburia sp. 499 encodes these proteins:
- a CDS encoding Cof-type HAD-IIB family hydrolase, translating into MKNRILLAALDLDGTLFNSKSLISDKNKQAIKAASNAGTTFVIATGRPYSGLPLEDMKELGIQYAITTNGAAVYKVPEKECLLENCMPWKETADLVDELLTLPIHMDLFLHGSAYTPEVCKKVIETATHLPKELKEYILSTRTLIPNITELLRNEKQDVQKVTMNFPVTEDSTILYRDKAMKILDRYPDVCYLSGGFGNLEFTRKDISKAKGLAFLCDYLNIPIEQTLACGDSENDLDIIKAAGLGIAMANAPEHVKAEADEIAPSNDEDGVASIIEKRISSMILAKKTL; encoded by the coding sequence ATGAAAAACCGAATTCTACTTGCAGCACTTGACTTAGATGGAACTCTCTTTAATTCCAAAAGTTTAATTTCTGATAAAAATAAACAAGCTATTAAAGCAGCTTCTAACGCCGGTACCACTTTTGTCATTGCTACCGGAAGACCATATAGTGGCCTTCCTCTAGAAGATATGAAAGAACTCGGCATCCAATATGCCATTACTACCAATGGAGCCGCTGTCTACAAGGTTCCTGAGAAGGAATGTCTTTTGGAAAATTGTATGCCCTGGAAGGAAACCGCAGATCTGGTCGATGAACTGCTAACCCTTCCAATACACATGGATTTATTCCTACATGGAAGTGCTTACACTCCCGAAGTATGTAAAAAAGTCATTGAAACTGCAACGCACCTTCCAAAAGAATTGAAAGAATACATTTTATCCACCAGAACACTTATTCCTAATATTACAGAATTACTCCGTAACGAAAAGCAGGATGTCCAAAAAGTTACTATGAACTTTCCGGTTACAGAAGACAGTACTATTCTCTATCGAGACAAGGCTATGAAAATTTTAGACCGTTATCCCGATGTATGCTATCTCTCCGGTGGTTTTGGTAATCTGGAATTCACCAGAAAAGACATTTCCAAGGCAAAAGGACTTGCTTTCCTATGTGATTATCTGAATATTCCCATAGAGCAAACTCTTGCCTGTGGGGACAGCGAAAATGATTTAGACATTATTAAAGCCGCTGGTCTTGGCATTGCAATGGCAAATGCACCAGAACATGTAAAAGCAGAGGCAGATGAAATTGCTCCTTCCAATGACGAAGATGGTGTTGCTTCCATCATTGAAAAACGGATTTCATCAATGATTTTAGCTAAAAAGACCTTGTAG
- a CDS encoding phosphoribosylformylglycinamidine synthase — protein MSNVRRVFVEKKPAFAIQAKELQSEIKSYLGIKTVTNVRVLIRYDIENISEETYKKALMTVFCEPPVDDVYEETFELGNAKTFSVEFLPGQFDQRADSAEQCVKLLNENEEPIIRSATTYVIEGEIDDAQLEAIKKHCINPVDSRETDLVKPETLVQKFDEPEDVQIFDGFKSMPEAELKELYDSLGLAMTFKDFLHIQNYFKNEEKRDPSMTEIRVLDTYWSDHCRHTTFSTELKDVAFGDGFYKKPMEETYEDYLNTHKELYKGRDDKFVCLMDIALMAMKRLKKEGKLDDQEESDEINACSIVVPVEVDGKTEEWLVNFKNETHNHPTEIEPFGGAATCLGGAIRDPLSGRTYVYQAMRVTGAADPTVSVKDTMEGKLPQKKLVREAAHGYSSYGNQIGLATGYVKEIYHPDYVAKRMEIGAVMGAAPRRAVQRLTSDPGDKIILLGGRTGRDGIGGATGSSKAHNTESTSVCGAEVQKGNPPTERKIQRLFRREEVAHIIKKCNDFGAGGVSVAIGELADGLRVQLDKVPKKYAGLDGTEIAISESQERMAVVIAPEDVEKFLNYAKEENLEAVEVAVVTEEPRLVLEWRGKEIVNISRAFLDTNGAHQETKVAVDIPVKEDNFFEKKEVAGVEEALKAGDVKKAWMTTLADLNVCSQKGLVERFDGSIGAGSVFMPYGGRYQLTETQSMVAKLPVMTGKCDAVTMMSYGFDPYLSSWSPYHGAVYAVLESVARIVAAGGDYKKIRFTFQEYFRRMSENPHRWSQPFAALLGAYSAQIGFGLPSIGGKDSMSGSFNEIDVPPTLVSFAVDVAKEQDIITPELKKAGNKIMNFKIAKDEYDLPDYAQVMKLYDAIHELIQKKAIVSAYALDGKGVAAAVSKMAFGNKLGVTIDSDACKNCMFAPRFGNLVAEVPADKVALVEETVAAAMKEFAKGCDSCGCDAYCKVIGEVNDVQKFIYGDMEITMEEALNAWTGTLEKVFPTVAVEGKEEVKTDVFKADSIYVCKNKVAKPTVFIPVFPGTNCEYDSAKAFERAGANAIVKVFKNLNAADIRDSVDEFVKAIEQSQIIMFPGGFSAGDEPEGSAKFFATAFRNAKMTEAVNKLLQERDGLMLGICNGFQALIKLGLVPYGEIRQQTEDSPTLTYNTIGRHISKMVYTKVVTNKSPWLAQAELGKTYCNPASHGEGRFVAPKEWLDKLFANGQVATQYVNEAGQPTMDEEWNVNGSYMAIEGITSPDGRVLGKMAHSERRGDSVAVNIYGEQDMKIFESGVAYFK, from the coding sequence ATGAGCAACGTAAGACGTGTATTTGTGGAAAAGAAGCCTGCATTTGCAATTCAGGCAAAAGAATTGCAGTCTGAAATCAAAAGTTATCTTGGAATTAAGACCGTAACGAATGTACGTGTGTTAATCCGCTATGATATTGAAAATATTTCAGAGGAGACTTATAAGAAAGCATTAATGACTGTTTTCTGTGAGCCACCTGTGGATGATGTATATGAAGAAACATTTGAACTGGGAAATGCAAAAACATTTAGCGTAGAGTTTTTACCGGGACAGTTCGACCAGCGCGCTGACTCTGCTGAGCAGTGTGTGAAGTTGTTAAATGAGAATGAAGAACCGATTATTCGTTCTGCAACTACATATGTTATTGAAGGTGAGATTGATGATGCACAGTTAGAGGCAATTAAGAAACACTGTATCAATCCGGTAGATTCCAGAGAAACAGATCTTGTGAAACCGGAGACTTTGGTACAGAAGTTTGATGAGCCGGAAGACGTACAGATTTTTGATGGATTTAAAAGTATGCCGGAAGCTGAGTTAAAGGAATTATATGATTCTTTGGGACTTGCTATGACATTTAAGGATTTCCTTCATATTCAGAACTATTTTAAGAATGAGGAAAAACGTGATCCTTCTATGACAGAAATTCGTGTATTGGATACTTATTGGTCTGACCATTGTCGTCATACCACATTCTCTACCGAATTAAAGGATGTAGCATTTGGTGATGGTTTCTATAAGAAGCCAATGGAAGAAACTTATGAGGATTACCTGAATACTCATAAGGAGTTATATAAAGGAAGAGACGATAAGTTTGTCTGCTTAATGGATATTGCTTTGATGGCTATGAAGCGTCTGAAAAAGGAAGGCAAACTGGATGATCAGGAAGAATCTGATGAAATTAACGCATGTTCTATTGTCGTTCCGGTAGAAGTAGACGGAAAGACAGAAGAGTGGTTAGTAAACTTTAAGAATGAAACACATAACCATCCGACTGAAATTGAGCCTTTCGGTGGTGCAGCAACCTGTCTTGGTGGAGCAATCCGTGACCCATTGTCCGGACGTACTTATGTATATCAGGCAATGCGTGTAACAGGTGCCGCAGACCCGACAGTATCTGTAAAAGATACGATGGAAGGAAAATTGCCACAGAAGAAGTTGGTGCGTGAGGCAGCGCATGGATATAGTTCTTATGGTAACCAGATTGGTCTTGCAACCGGATATGTTAAGGAAATATATCATCCGGATTATGTTGCAAAACGTATGGAAATCGGTGCCGTTATGGGTGCAGCTCCAAGACGTGCTGTTCAGAGACTGACTTCTGATCCGGGCGATAAGATTATTCTTTTAGGTGGACGTACCGGACGTGACGGAATCGGTGGTGCAACCGGTTCTTCCAAAGCACATAACACAGAATCTACTTCTGTATGTGGTGCAGAAGTACAGAAAGGAAATCCTCCTACAGAGCGTAAGATTCAGCGTTTGTTCCGTAGAGAAGAAGTGGCTCATATTATTAAGAAATGTAACGACTTTGGTGCAGGTGGAGTTTCTGTTGCTATCGGAGAATTGGCAGACGGACTTCGCGTACAGTTAGACAAGGTTCCAAAGAAATATGCTGGTCTGGATGGAACAGAAATTGCTATTTCTGAATCTCAGGAACGTATGGCAGTTGTTATTGCACCGGAAGATGTTGAGAAGTTCTTAAATTATGCAAAAGAAGAAAATTTAGAGGCAGTTGAAGTTGCTGTAGTAACGGAAGAACCAAGACTGGTATTAGAGTGGAGAGGAAAGGAAATCGTAAACATTTCCAGAGCATTCCTTGATACCAACGGAGCACATCAGGAAACAAAAGTTGCAGTGGACATTCCGGTAAAAGAAGACAACTTCTTTGAAAAGAAGGAAGTTGCAGGCGTGGAAGAAGCATTGAAAGCCGGTGATGTAAAGAAAGCTTGGATGACCACTTTGGCAGACTTAAATGTATGCTCTCAGAAGGGATTGGTAGAGAGATTTGACGGTTCCATCGGAGCAGGAAGTGTGTTCATGCCTTATGGTGGACGTTATCAGTTGACAGAGACCCAGAGTATGGTTGCAAAGCTTCCGGTTATGACTGGAAAATGTGATGCGGTTACTATGATGTCCTATGGATTTGATCCATACTTGTCTTCCTGGAGCCCATATCATGGAGCAGTTTATGCAGTATTAGAGTCTGTAGCAAGAATTGTTGCAGCAGGTGGTGACTACAAGAAGATTCGCTTTACCTTCCAGGAATACTTCCGCAGAATGAGCGAAAATCCACATCGTTGGAGTCAGCCATTTGCAGCATTATTAGGAGCATACAGTGCACAGATTGGATTTGGACTTCCTTCCATTGGAGGAAAAGATTCCATGTCCGGAAGCTTTAACGAAATCGATGTACCTCCTACACTGGTTTCTTTTGCAGTGGATGTGGCAAAAGAACAGGATATTATCACACCTGAATTGAAGAAGGCCGGCAATAAGATTATGAACTTCAAGATTGCCAAGGATGAGTATGACTTACCGGATTATGCACAGGTAATGAAGTTATATGATGCGATTCATGAGTTAATTCAGAAGAAAGCGATTGTATCCGCTTACGCCTTAGACGGAAAGGGTGTTGCAGCAGCCGTAAGTAAGATGGCATTCGGTAATAAATTAGGTGTTACCATTGACAGCGATGCATGCAAGAACTGTATGTTTGCACCTCGTTTTGGTAATCTGGTAGCAGAAGTTCCGGCAGATAAGGTTGCATTGGTAGAAGAAACAGTTGCAGCAGCTATGAAGGAATTTGCAAAGGGTTGTGATAGCTGTGGCTGCGATGCATACTGCAAGGTAATCGGTGAAGTAAATGATGTTCAGAAGTTTATCTATGGTGATATGGAAATCACTATGGAGGAAGCTTTGAATGCATGGACAGGTACTTTGGAAAAGGTATTCCCGACCGTAGCAGTAGAAGGAAAAGAAGAAGTTAAGACAGATGTATTTAAGGCAGATAGCATTTACGTTTGCAAGAATAAAGTAGCAAAGCCAACCGTATTTATTCCGGTATTCCCGGGAACCAACTGTGAATACGATAGTGCGAAGGCATTTGAGCGTGCAGGAGCAAATGCAATCGTTAAGGTATTTAAGAACTTGAATGCAGCAGATATCCGTGATTCTGTAGATGAATTTGTAAAGGCAATTGAGCAGTCTCAGATTATCATGTTCCCAGGTGGATTCTCCGCAGGAGATGAACCGGAAGGAAGTGCTAAGTTCTTTGCAACTGCATTCCGTAATGCAAAGATGACAGAAGCAGTGAACAAGCTCTTACAGGAGCGTGACGGATTGATGTTAGGTATCTGTAACGGATTTCAGGCATTGATTAAGTTAGGTTTAGTACCGTATGGTGAAATCAGACAGCAGACAGAAGATTCACCGACATTGACCTACAACACCATTGGTCGCCACATCTCCAAGATGGTTTACACCAAAGTGGTAACCAACAAGTCCCCATGGTTGGCACAGGCAGAGTTAGGAAAGACCTATTGTAACCCTGCATCCCACGGAGAAGGACGTTTCGTTGCACCGAAGGAATGGTTGGATAAACTGTTTGCAAACGGACAGGTAGCAACCCAGTATGTAAATGAAGCTGGACAGCCTACTATGGACGAAGAGTGGAACGTAAACGGTTCCTACATGGCAATCGAAGGTATCACCAGCCCGGATGGACGTGTGCTTGGTAAGATGGCTCACTCCGAGCGTAGAGGAGACAGCGTAGCTGTTAATATTTACGGAGAGCAGGATATGAAGATATTCGAAAGCGGAGTTGCTTACTTTAAGTAG
- a CDS encoding LysR family transcriptional regulator: protein MDINYELYKVFYYVASSLSFSEASKKLFISQSAVSQSIKTLEKKLEQPLFIRSTKKVQLTPAGQILLKHIEPAMNLIQRGENQLLDANTLGLGQLHIGASDTICRYFLVPYIKQFHKKFPNVPIKVTNATSLNCVSLLEQGKVDLIVTNYPNSHMNGSYIQKTVSTFRDVFIANPAYFNLKQQEIPFSELNQYPILMLDRKSTTSEFLHNIFLQHQLELIPEVELSSNDLLIDLAKIGLGIAFIPDYCLSKDSPELYVLQTKEKLPERQLVAAINPVLPVSASTEEFLKLLPDVNA from the coding sequence ATGGATATTAATTATGAATTATACAAGGTGTTTTATTATGTAGCTTCTTCCTTAAGTTTTTCTGAAGCTTCCAAAAAACTTTTTATCTCTCAATCAGCGGTCTCTCAGTCCATTAAGACTCTTGAGAAAAAACTGGAACAGCCATTGTTTATCCGCAGCACAAAAAAAGTTCAGTTAACTCCTGCCGGTCAGATACTGTTAAAACATATTGAACCTGCCATGAATCTGATTCAGCGTGGAGAAAATCAACTGTTAGATGCCAATACCCTTGGCCTTGGACAGCTTCACATAGGAGCCAGCGACACTATCTGCCGTTACTTTCTGGTTCCCTATATCAAGCAGTTCCACAAAAAATTTCCAAATGTACCTATTAAGGTTACAAACGCAACTTCTCTAAACTGTGTATCTTTACTGGAACAAGGCAAAGTGGACCTAATTGTAACCAACTATCCGAACTCCCATATGAATGGCTCTTATATTCAAAAGACCGTTTCTACTTTCCGGGATGTATTTATTGCCAATCCTGCCTACTTTAACTTAAAGCAACAGGAAATTCCATTTTCCGAGTTGAATCAATATCCAATTCTGATGTTAGATCGCAAAAGTACTACCAGTGAATTTTTGCACAACATTTTTCTTCAGCACCAGTTAGAGTTGATTCCTGAGGTAGAATTAAGCAGTAATGACTTGCTTATCGACCTTGCCAAAATCGGACTTGGCATTGCCTTTATCCCAGATTATTGCCTTTCTAAGGATAGCCCGGAACTGTATGTTTTACAGACCAAAGAAAAACTACCGGAACGACAATTGGTAGCAGCCATCAACCCTGTACTTCCGGTCTCTGC